The DNA window AGTTGATCTGCAGAATAAAGTAACACAGAATCCTGCTCATAACTGAGGTTCCTGAGCATACTAACACTACTACTACTAACAGTAATTCTCAGTaccatggatggatggagagaaAAGTAAAATCTGGTTAGAAGAGGATCTCTGATAGAAAGGCTTTCAGAAGCTAGGAGGAATATTTTGATGCTTTAGGCTTTCAATATatggaggaaaagagaagattgGGGAGGGGGTTCATTCATTAAAATGCACAGCCCTTTTTTGCTTGTTGGCAAACCTTTAGCAGAAGAGTCACTTCTTTGATCAGCCAGTCACCTTTTGATCACTTCAGATTGTAGGAATTTAAGTTTTGCTGACATTCTAACTAGCCTTAACAAATCCTTCAGTCATATACAGCATGAGCACTGAGACAGATCAGGGTTGCTCAAACTCACCTTGACAAGCCTTGAAATTAAGGACCGTGTGAGAAGTTAAAGTAGTTTTTGAAGCTCTCTCTGTTGAACTACCAAAATTTATAAAGTCGTGGGATTGTCATTTGGGGTTAATATATACACAGGCTTCACAAATTCACCCAGAGAGGGACTGTGCAAAATGCTACTGAGGGAAATAATAGTTTAACTCCACTCAGCACTGGTCAGAGAAACTGGAATGCTCTGTCCAGTTCTGGCCTTCCCAGTGCAGCAGAAATGTGAACAGAACTGGAGTGGGACCAGTGAAGGGCCAGAAAAATGATGAAGAGACTGGAGCATGTCTCATGTGAGGAGTGTCTTATCAACGTGTTCAAATAACCTGTGAGGGGAATAGAGGACACAGATCGTCTGTATCCAGTACTGCCcgtgggcacaaactgaaacacaagattttctatttaaatgaatttttttttattttttttgggaacATGTGCCCCATAGAGGTTTTATTGTCCCCCTGCTCTAGCTTATCCTTCTCTGAGCATGGCCAGGACCTACTGCCTTAAGTGTTAGATTAAAAGATGAGGTAGGTTTTTTAGGGGATGTGATTGTCCTAATGCTGACATAGCTATCAGTATATTTTTGTTAGCTTAGTTAAGTACAACTAAAAGGATATAGGCTTCTTTAATGCTGAAAACTCTTTGACACCTTGAATCTTCCCTACATATAAACTCTATGGTTGTTGAATCAGTATTGtcaatttattttcagcatGACAGAGACCTAACTAATGGCTTTTGACCTTGCCGTAGTGTTCTTATTGTTAATATTGAGAGTGATTACTTGAACGACTGCAGAATTATCATTTATGAATAAGACAGAATGCTTCAGTTAATAATTGTCAATTTCTCTGTATCTTTACCGTCCTAACTATAGTAATTGTAATTGAGTGTAGGCTTTTAGCTAAATTTATCTGATCAGCTTATCTGGATTATGCTCCTCCTGCAGtctgaatgttttatttgcCTTTATTTGTCTACTGTTTTTCCTCCTTGAGAAACTTCTCTCTCGACAAGAAGAGAATTTAAGGATTTTCTCTGTTATAATATTTTAGGAATTCTTACATTATATATTaactatttttttgttgttgttgttattgttttgaAGATCCCCACATTAGAAAATACTCTGTCATTTTGTAGGTTCCTCTGTAGTCTGCACTAGCACCTCCACAGCTGAGTAAGGAAGCCAGGGCATGTGTGTGATGGTGCAAGGGAATGAGGCCGTGTTCTGGATGCATATTTAAAGAGGGCAAAAAATCGGTTTGATTTCCTCAATAAGAGATAAACAGAGACAACAATTGTACAGGGTTCTCAGAAAGGAAATCagggaaaatactgaaaaatgtttGCTGTTTAATTATTAAATGAGTCACGTTTAAATGTCATCTCTTCACATGGAAACTGCAAACAATTTTTATTACCAGCTCATTctcaaaactttttttattctcaAGTAATTTTGTTCgacagaaagaaaattcctCTCTCTGATTGAAAAAGTGTTTCCTAATCTACCACTGATTTGATAAACTGTGTCCTCACGTGCTCactttgctttgtcttttttttttttcttatcagtAAAACACCCAGGGCAATGTCAACGCTCTTTGTAATTAACAGTCTCTAAAATATGAGAATTTTCACTGCGGTTCAGTGTTGCATTTAACAGCTATTTCCAGCAGTTTAAACTTGATAATTACTCAAAGCTCCAGACAAGTTTGTTTCACCCGATTAAGTAGAAAATGTCCTTGATTAGCCCACAGTGCAGGAATAACCCCTAAAAAGCTTCCCCTTTTCAGACCACCTTGTATTTAtaaatccttctttttttattaacgcacaaaaaaaagaaaaaaaaaaagtcgcCTCCCCCATAAATGGATGGTGAGAGATGGTGAGAGGAGGAACATTTTGTCATCTCAGAAGTAGGCCAGGGATAATTCTCCGCAGATAAGAGCCAGTCTGATGGTTAAGCAAAAAGATACAATAAAGGATGCTGACACACAATGCCCGGGGCCAGCTGCCACGACTTCCAATGTTTCAGGctactaggaaaaaaacaaaggactTCAGAAGTGCAGCTCAAAATAAGGAGCACGAGGATTTACAGGGATGCACCGGGAACTAAAAGTGAGGGAAGTCCTGCGTTCTACCCTCGAAACACTTCGAATGGCCGTCTTCACAATCTTCTTCGTATGCTTTCCTtacaaaaacagaacagaagcaAACAAAGGAACCCCAAAGGTCCTTTAGAGCTCAGCACGGAGTGGGGACAGCGATCCTGCTCGGCTGCAGGTGGAGGAGCTCTGGGGAGCGCGGCGCTTAGAGAGGCAGAGCCAACATCTCCCAGCACCTTCTACCTCCTTGTCTTTATCGCCGACCTCCGGTCTGTTCTAccggggggggagggaaggaagccAATCCTCTCCTGATGGCCTGAGAACAGCTTTACTAAAAAGCAAGCTGCAAGGGAAACTTGCCCAAAGGTGTGAATGCGAGGGAGGTGCAAAGAGGATGCACCCCCGGGGGCTGCAGCCGCATTCCTGGAGGAGCGGCGATTGTCCACTCCCAATTTCTCGCCGGGTTTCAAGTGTAATAAACCGGTCACAAAGCTCTAGCACCAAAGTGTCAAAGCTGCAGGCATTGAAGCACGTTAACCCTAGTGCAGTCTCTATTCTCTGAATGTACATCGCGTTAAACGCACCCGGATATTTGACAACCCTTCCCGGCTCTCTTTTGTATCACTTACAGTCagattctgctttctttttgttcGTCTAGACTGGGAAATACGCGTAATGCTCTCGTTCTACCACAACCGACTATTATTTACCTCTTAAACATATTCATACTCTTCATACGACTTGCCacactgaaatatgaaaatctATGGCTACTGTGGACTTGGTGCAGTTGTTTATGTGGGATCAGTGTCAGGTCCAGGAGAAGCATGGCAGATTTTACAGCACACTTCAATAtgcattttgttctgttttttttaacgTGGGTTACTGACAagcctaattttttttttttccaatctccCCTTTCTGTTCCTCTCCTTCAAAGTTTTTATTACCTCACCTGCAGGCAAGCAcaacaaaatagaaataaaagagaatatGGAAGAGTCAGAGTTTAATGTTTGCACTTGTAATTTAAATGTATCTAATATATCACTGTCATTTTAATCTGtctcatttaaattaaaactgcTTGCTATCAAATATAACTTTATTGTGTCTTCAACATTCAGTGTATCAAAATACATGTCAGGGCCCATTGTTACATACCTCATGTCATCTTGAATCTGAAATTTCTCCAGCCTAGAAAAGATGGCCCGTTGTTGAAATAGGCCCCTGACATTTTGCATGATAAATTTTTACAAAGTGCATTGTGGTAAAATAAAAGTTTGATCTTAACGTGTTCTTTCAAACCaacggggaaaaaaatctggctgCATTTGAATTAGAAAGCAATTGAGGTTTTTGTCTtctgatttaataaaaaaaattagccaAACAATTCATTGCAGtccttaaaatttttaattaatttatactGTCACTGAATGAAACTGAATCATTAACTGAGACTATGATAATTAAAACAGATTCTGATTTATGAGGAttgtctgaaaataatttcaatattttagGCTTGGGATGGAAACCTCAAAAgcaagggtttttttcctttttttttaaacagaagaacTGGAGGAATATgaaaccaagggaaaaaaacccaaaacaaacaagcaaaacacaaaaccacaaCATTCAGtgctcaaatatttttaagttataTTGAAACTGAAGCATTCTATTCATGAAGAGCAGATTTCCACAGTATTTAAATTATGCTGATGACGGATGTTTTACCTGGCTCCATAACTGTTTAAGTAGAATATAATACATATTAGTGTATCTATACCTGTTagacattttcctttccaactCTGCCTCTGATGTTCCTCAGTCATAAAGAATAGCATTCACTATTGTGACCGAAAAAGCGTTAAACTAGCAGTTTATCTGGGATTTCTAGGCATTATCTAGGCATTAAGGGCTTCGTTTTACAGACGGGCTATTtgtaaaaatatcaaaatatttctaTCCACTTAGAGAACatcacacaaaaaaacaaaacaacgccaaaaaaaaaagatgtccaattaaaaaaaaagcaccacagCGCTGGCAAGTTCCAAACAATTTTCAACAGCATACATATTCCTCTTAAGGTCTCTTCCCTTcctaaaacaagaaaatatgttGAAATAGGGTATCCTTAATAGTAAAAGATACGGTTAAGAGAGCCGAATCTTTATCCATATTGAAAGCTCAGCCATGAAATTGTGTTACTTCCTTGTCTTTGAAATCAATTTACGACAAAAATACTAAAGCTGCTCGCTCGGTTTCTGTCCTGATGTGAAGAAAACCCCCCAAAGAGTAAGCCTGCATTACGGGGGAGAGTTTTTATCTAcgtgatttattttaatttagaaggaaaaacaaaagtttgCCGTTCCCGGGGTCTGTCTGGCTTCACAACGCGGGgttaaaaacagcttttctctccCATCCGTAGTCCAAACAGCAAGAAACTTTCCCGAATGAAAGTCCACCGTCTTCTCTTCACTCTCCGAAGAAACTGGGGTGATTTCGCTGCACTCGTTTTACgaaaaatatgaatttataaCTCCGAAGAAACACAGACTCGGAGGAGGAAAAGCTCTTCCTGGCTAACAGTTAGGCGGGCTCTGCAAAGCACCAATCACAGATCAGCGCTTCGCTATAAATTCAGGCATCGGGGTTACTGTAGCCCAATTACTTTCTTTTGATTAGGAAGAAGTCTCTGCAGCGATGTCGGAGaccgctcccgccgccgctcccgctgTCGCGGCCCCCGCCGCCAAGGCCGCCGCCAAGAAGCCGAAGAAAGCGGCGAGCGGCTCCAAAGCCCGCAGACCCGCGGGGCCCAGCGTCACCGAGCTGATCACCAAGGCCGTGTCCGCCTCCAAGGAGCGCAAGGGGCTCTCGCTCGCCGCGCTCAAGAAGGCGCTGGCCGCCGGCGGCTACGATGTGGAGAAGAACAACAGCCGCATCAAGCTGGGGCTCAAGAGCCTCGTCAGCAAGGGCACCCTGGTGCAGACCAAGGGCACCGGCGCCTCCGGCTCTTTCCGCCTCAGCAAGAAACCCGGGGAGGTCAAGGAAAAAGCTCCCAAGAAGAGAACTGCTGCGGCCAAGCCCAAGAAGCCGGCGGCGGCTAAGAAGCCCGCCAGCGCCGCCAAGAAGCCCAAGAAAGCGGCGGCGGTGAAGAAGAGCCCCAAGAAGGCGAAGAAGCCGGCGGCCGCTGCGGCCAAGAAAGCGGCCAAGAGCCCCAAGAAGGCGACAAAGGCTGCCAAGCCCAAAAAAGCGGCGGCAGCAGCGAAGAGCCCGGCTAAGGCGAAAGCGGTGAAGCCCAAAGCAGCCAAGCCCAAAGCGGCCAAACCCAAAGCGgccaaggcaaagaaggcagcTCCCAAGAAATGAAGTGTTgaagtggaaataattttaaacccAACGGCTCTTTTAAGAGCCACCCACTATTGTCCCCAAAAGGGCTGAACACTCCGTCACTgagctgcctgcctgcagcagagccgACTATTCGCCACTATCCATGTGGGACGCTCGTCTGTGGAGTGGATGGGACGCTAAACTTCCGGCCGTGGCTTTACACTAagacttggaaaaataaaagtttacaTTCTCTGCGAAAACGCTTTCTAAaggctgcctttttttttttttttttttttttttttttttgcaccgCATGCGGGTGTGCATGTTAAAGGGACTGCTTAAGGGCGGGTACCTTTTTGGTGCGTGGAGATTCCTTTCGTTGCTCTAAATCGGCGCCATTCCTGACAGCACGGATGCGACTGCCACACCTCGTACTGACCGTAACAGGGAACTGTCAGCACGGCTCCTCCGCTTCCTTGGCAATGACCTTTCCGCTTGCCAGCGCTGTCGTGGGGCAGGTCTTAATTTCTGCGCGATTTGACCGACTCTACTTTTTTTGCGAGGAGGCGAttgcaggggagggaggagggtgGAAGGTGGCGCGGCAGGGGCTGGGCCGGGCGGGAGCGAGAGGCGGAGCGGCCCCGGGGCTCCTCCCGGTACCGGGGGCTGCCCGGCGCCGCCTCGGATTGGCCGATGGGAGAAGCCGCAGCCGCTTATTGGGCCGCGGGGAAATTTGGAAAAGCCCGCGCTGCGCTggaaggggagggagaaaatggggagggggaagagtgAAGaatgggggaaagggaggggggCGCGGAACGCTGCCCGCGCTGGCTCCGTGCCTGTCAGTGCTCCCGGCTCCCCGCGTTCCGTGGGATCTCATCCCGCTAAAGCGTCCATCCCAGctcagagattttctcccctcCCCTAGTCCCGGACTCCTTGCCTACTCATGCACAATGCAAAATATGCCATCTTAAAATAAACCCCAGACATATATAGGAAAACTGGAGAGAATCGATTATTTTCCCTCCGCCTatcttttggaaataaataaatgtttttattttctggaagcaTGTTTTCTAGTTTCAACGTGAAGCTCCTAATTTGGTTGGAATTTAAAAAGTCTTGAATCTTTTGTTACCACttatttaaaaactatttaagCGGCTATATTTACAAGTAGTACGTGCATTTGAATTACCTAAAATTGCAAAACCCTAAATATTTCGCAACTACCATTGAAAGATTAAGTACCTAGACaaacatttgtttaaaattctAACGTTTCTTAAGCTTCCGTACCCATGAAGTCCGAAGCGCTAGTGTTTAGAAGCTCTTTTATAGAGTATGTGGGTGGCTCTTAAAAGAGCCTTTGGGTTAAGCGGTATATTCAGCAGGCATTTACTTGGAGCTGGTGTACTTGGTGACAGCCTTGGTGCCCTCGGACACGGCGTGCTTGGCCAGCTCGCCGGGCAGCAGCAGGCGCACGGCCGTCTGGATCTCCCGCGACGTGATGGTGGAGCGCTTGTTGTAGTGCGCCAGGCGCGACGCCTCGCCGGCGATGCGCTCGAAGATGTCGTTGACGAAGGAGTTCATGATGCCCATGGCCTTGGACGAGATGCCCGTGTCGGGGTGCACCTGCTTCAGCACCTTGTACACGTAGATGGAGTAGCTCTCCTTGCGGCTCTTCTTGCGCTTCTTGTCGCCTTTCTTCTGCGTCTTGGTCACGGCTTTCTTGGAGCCCTTCTTGGGCGCGGGGGCGGACTTGGCCGGCTCAGGCATGGCTACAGCAAGCTCGTACTCCCGGAGAGAACTCCACACGTAAAATGGCCGCAGCGCCCGCCATTTATAGAGACACGATATGCAAATTTGAGGTCTCATAACCGTGCAACGCTATTGGACCTTCTTCTAGTGGGCGTGTCTTTATCGCCGATTGGTCACAATACGATCCGCTTGCTGATTGGTTCTTTCCGCAGCGACTGGTTCCAGCCAATCGCCGAAGGCTGAGCCCGCCCAGAGAGGGTATAAAAGGGCAGAAGCGGTTGCGTCAGCGGGATTATTTGggttttgtcttgtttctgGGGCTGCCTGTCTTTTATCTGGTGCTTCCAGCATGTCCGGACGCGGGAAGCAGGGAGGCAAAGTCCGAGCTAAGGCCAAGTCGCGCTCGTCACGGGCTGGGCTGCAGTTCCCTGTGGGTCGCGTTCATCGGCTTCTCCGTAAAGGTAACTACGCGGAACGGGTGGGTGCCGGAGCTCCTGTCTATATGGCAGCCGTGCTGGAGTACCTGACGGCCGAGATCCTGGAGCTGGCGGGCAACGCGGCCCGCGACAACAAGAAGACGCGCATCATCCCCCGCCACCTGCAGCTGGCCATCCGCAACGACGAGGAGCTCAACAAGCTGCTGGGCAAGGTGACGATCGCGCAGGGCGGCGTGCTGCCCAACATCCAGGCCGTGCTGCTGCCCAAGAAGACTGAAAGCCATAAAgctaaaagcaaataaattcgGCGGGTCAAGCAGAGCCGAATTCCGCGACGTAATATTTTAAACCAAAGGCTCTTTTCAGAGCCACCCATGTAGTCAAAAAAAAGAGTTGTGTTGCCTTTTTTGCGAACGTGCTTTGCTGCTGAATTTTCCTACAAAGGTGTTTTAAGACCAGGTTTTTACCAACGGAGACTGGTGCGCTTGCTTTCTAGACCGTGTTTCTAAATGAGTGCTAATATTCGTGTAGTGATGGTTACATCTGAGTTTAACACTCAGAAGCGAGCTGCTTTTTTTAGGATTCTGCTCACCTTTCGTGGTTCCGGTGCTTGTTCAGTGTGTAGGATACGGGACGGTGGCTAAAACAGGTGGAATGAGCAAAAGGTATGCGGCATGAAGATAAATAGGGAAACCATCCTAAACAACAGTTGTAGCTACAtctaaagaaaaagattttttttcattcccttaAAAGGCCTTTATTCTTTCGAAAATTTCAAGTTCcctaaatattaaatttatgtataaataaaatGAGGAATGAATGCCTTACAAAAATGGCATTTGATCTACATCTCAGTCACACCTGCACTCTAAAGCAACAGTGTAAACACTTAAAGCTTCACCTTGTAGtgatatatttctatttcaagtAGTGTTTTCAGACTTTCTACTCATAAGTTCTCTGTTCATTGCTACTCCTCTTGTTCTATCAATTAAGAGCAGGCAATATGATTGAGTTTGTATTGTTAGCACTAATATCACCCAAAAGCACAACCTTATATCTCTTCATTATtataaatgaagagaaaatctGCCTGGCTGATTCCCCTTGCTAGGATATTCCCAGAAACCTCGTCTGATGGTCTGTAGCACACTGCATTGAGGTGATTGCTTTAATCTTTGCTGCACCTCAGCTCTTTCCATCccctggagagaaggaggagtGCTCAGGCCTTGGGGTAAGGCAATACTCCACTCCCACCGTGCCTCTTTGCCATCCCCAAGCTGTAGCTGAGAGGCTTCTTAGGCAGCTTTTTAGAGGCAGCATTGGACCATGGACAAAGCAGAGCATCAGGGATCATAGGtgggaagaaacaaagaagagagctgctggagcaccaGACTCATCATTTATAGTGATGGTATCTGTGTCTAATGGTTTTGTTTATAAGTGGACACGTTTAGGCTCGTAGTGGTTTTgttatgtttgttttattgATCATCATTTTATATAGCTAAATATCGCCTGGCCCGTACTCTTCTTGTAAAACTGCTGTggtaattaaaaatttattttaatatgcatGAGCCTTCTAAGTTTCCGGAAGAGATTTTTACATGTGTGTTTGTCAGAAAATTTCAAtgtcagaatggtttgggttggaagctTAAgattaaagatcatcttgtccaaaacctgctgagggcagggTCACCTCTcactagcccaggctgctcaaagccccatcctgATTCACTCTAGGGATGACATCCTCTAcggatggggcatccacattTTCTCTGGACAGCCTTCTTCAGTGTCCCACAGGCCTCCTtgcaaaaaaattccttaattATATTCAATCTCAAAGCAGCCTCTCTCAGTTTAAAGTCGTTGTCCTTCCTCCTGTGCCTACAGGcctgaaaataactttttctgtgttgaaAGGCTGCTGCAGGGTTTCTTCAGGACCTGTTTTTCCCCTGGCCAAGCAACTGccactctctcagcctttcttcatggGAGAGATGACCTAGTCCTCTGAAATTTTTTGTGGTCCTCCCTGGGCCTGCTCTAACAGATTCATGGCTTTCTTATGCCAGAAGATCATGGGGCTGCACACAGCTccccaggtggggtctcagaaGAGCTGAGAACAGGAGAATCACCTTCCTTGACCTTCAGTTCAGGCTGCTTTTGACGCAGCCCACATTAGGTTCAGGATTGGCTTTCTGGGCCACAAATGTGTATCTCTAGATCGAAGCACTGGAATTGCAGAGAAAGGCTGAGGGGTAGATGTGTCTAAACAGAAGTGTGCTATCTCTGTGGACAAACTTCCATATATATGGAGGTCAGAACTGATACCACAAGAGAGGGCCCCCTCCTCTGAGTGTGGAGCTAAATCCAGTATATCCCTCCAAATTCTTCCTGTCATCTGACCAGAAACTCATTATTTACTTCAGAATTTCATTCCAAGTACCTATTACAGTCATTTGTCTTCTGACCTCAGTACCTGGAGCTTCATCCTTTGTGCAGCTTAGATCTACTCCTTAACACTGCCTAGATTTGCCTTAGCCAGTAGTGGTTTCACCAGTTTCTAACCCAGTGTTGCCATCAACACCCATGTGATCTCAAATATAAAATTCTGGTAAATCAGATGGATCATATGGTAGGAGTGCTGGAAAATCTCCTGGTGTTTAAAGACAGCTTTCAAGCAAATTCCAGTGGATGAAGGAATGCAGCTAAGCAAGTTGAAATAAATGAACTTATCTCATTTGTATAAGCAGCAGGCAGTAGGAAAGAGGAAATCCACATCACATGGTGCCTTAGCTCTGTCATGAGGTTGCAATGCACCTTTGCATTCTAAAGAAtttgtgataaaaaaaaaaaccctaaaaaacccaaacttgcAATCAAGGTCCCTGAAATGTTATCGATCACAGTTATGCTCAGAGATAACTCAGTAATGCCAATCTATATATCAAAAGACTTAAAGCTGCATAGTTAAAAATCCAAAGAGCTTTTCTACATCTTTTCATCTATATTGCTTGCAATGCTAGGAAAAATTTACTTATATTATATTACTTATATTACTCTTATATTACTCTTATATTACTTTAGTTTGCATAATATTATACCTATTATGACAGTTGTAGCAATACAGCTATGGATTTAAATTGCCACTTAAGCTCTCAAGAAAATTATGAGCACCTTTGAAGTTGGTTGTAATATACTGAtgcaatgatttttttaaaatatattaacgTACCCTCCTGTGCAGTCATGGTGAGATGTTGCCTTATTGTAATAAAAAACTGCAATTTCCTCATTATAGTTTAATGAGGAACTAGAGCAACTGTCCTAAGTAATGCACACTTGAAAAgctacagattttattttattttttttaactgagctGAGTTTggcaaagattatttttct is part of the Cinclus cinclus chromosome 4, bCinCin1.1, whole genome shotgun sequence genome and encodes:
- the LOC134043663 gene encoding histone H1.10, whose protein sequence is MSETAPAAAPAVAAPAAKAAAKKPKKAASGSKARRPAGPSVTELITKAVSASKERKGLSLAALKKALAAGGYDVEKNNSRIKLGLKSLVSKGTLVQTKGTGASGSFRLSKKPGEVKEKAPKKRTAAAKPKKPAAAKKPASAAKKPKKAAAVKKSPKKAKKPAAAAAKKAAKSPKKATKAAKPKKAAAAAKSPAKAKAVKPKAAKPKAAKPKAAKAKKAAPKK
- the LOC134043682 gene encoding histone H2B 1/2/3/4/6, yielding MPEPAKSAPAPKKGSKKAVTKTQKKGDKKRKKSRKESYSIYVYKVLKQVHPDTGISSKAMGIMNSFVNDIFERIAGEASRLAHYNKRSTITSREIQTAVRLLLPGELAKHAVSEGTKAVTKYTSSK
- the LOC134043671 gene encoding histone H2A.J isoform X1; translated protein: MSGRGKQGGKVRAKAKSRSSRAGLQFPVGRVHRLLRKGNYAERVGAGAPVYMAAVLEYLTAEILELAGNAARDNKKTRIIPRHLQLAIRNDEELNKLLGKVTIAQGGVLPNIQAVLLPKKTESHKAKSK
- the LOC134043671 gene encoding histone H2A-beta, sperm isoform X2, which codes for MSGRGKQGGKVRAKAKSRSSRAGLQFPVGRVHRLLRKGNYAERVGAGAPVYMAAVLEYLTAEILELAGNAARDNKKTRIIPRHLQLAIRNDEELNKLLGKWTLLSEAGSCPERARSPAASAGRC
- the LOC134043671 gene encoding histone H2A.J isoform X3, with the translated sequence MSGRGKQGGKVRAKAKSRSSRAGLQFPILELAGNAARDNKKTRIIPRHLQLAIRNDEELNKLLGKVTIAQGGVLPNIQAVLLPKKTESHKAKSK